CGTGGCTCGTTGGCGGACCAAAACTGGCCAAAACTCGCTCGAAATCGGCTGCTTTACATTAAAATGGACGGTCGAAGGGTAAATACTGTAGCCCGTTACCCTCGCATTTTTACGGTAGTCGCATTTACTTTGTTAATAGAGTTCAACCGGGTCCTCTCCCGCTTGCCGAGCCATTCGGCGGGCGAGTCGATGCCTCCGTTCCGACGCAACATTTCCGCACGCCTCGGCATCGCCCGGAGCGAGAGATCGTCGGGCTAAGGGGATGAGCCAGGATCCGGCCGTCGTCGCGGCGACGGATCACGGGCGGCCCAGCTTTAGGAATTTTTCGAGAAACCGTCCCGAGACGACGAACCGGAACCACCAATAGGCCATCCGCCGCGCATTCATTGGTTCGATCCCTGCTGACTGGGGCGTCCACTGCGCTTCCGCAGATTAGCGCAAACGCCGTCAGGTGCGTATGATTTGCTTCACAACCGGCCGCGAAAACACGAGGGGCGACGCCGCCTTTTCGCCGATTCCGATTTACAGGCCCCGGTAGCCTCGCAATGATCAAGGCCCAATTATCCCCGCAACGAAACCAAAAAAGGAAATGGCGATGTCGCAGGCAAAGGGACCATGGATAGGAATGGCGGTGCTGGCCGGCGTCCTGGCGTTCAGTTCGGGCGTGGCGGCGCAAACCACGCCGCCACAAACCGCATCGCCACCGGCGGAGAACGCGGCGCCGACGGCCGACAATGCCGTGATGCTGACCGTGTTCCTGAAGCACGACCAGTCGCGCCCCTTAAGCGAGCTCAACGCACAGCTCCAGCGCCAGGGATATTACAAGGCGTTCCCGCCTGAAGGCGTCGAGGTCGTGAGCTGGTATGTGATGATGGGAGTAGGCCAGGTGGTGACGCTGCGGCTGCCGGCCTCGCGGTTGCGCGAAGTCAACCGCATCCTCGAGAACACCGCCTGGGGCAGCTACCGCACCGAGTTTTATCCGACCTATGATTACAAGGCGATCGGCATCGCCACGCATGACAAGGCGCAGGCGCAGTAGGGGAGCGCTGAACGGTTCCGACGGGAATGAGGGAATGCCCGCGAGGGATCAGCCGAGCCTGGAGATCTGTTCCTCGGTCACGACGCGCTCGATGTTCTCGGTTTTGCTCTTGATACGATAGCGCGGGCGGCCGTCGGCCTCGATCGGCAGGCAGGTAACGATGGTGTAGATGCTGCGCTCTTTCGCCGTGGCGCGGCCCTGCGGGCCCTGCTGCTGGTGATGAACGTCGTCATTGATCGCGAAATTGTGGGCCATCGCCGGTCTTTCCCTTGGAAAAAAGGCTTGTAGACTCAACGGCCTTGCAAGGCAACTAATCGTTAGGCGGATTTGACCCGGGACGATCACGGGTTCCACCCGTCAGGCCGTCAAAAGCGCCTTTCGCTTGGCCACCCGCGCGACCGATTTCTCTATTGCCGGACCGGACAAGGTCTTGTCGCGCAGGCTCTGTTCGACGCATTCGGCGATCGCGGCCATTTCCTGCTCCTGATCGAACAGGTTGTTGCCGATGCAGAGCATGTCCATGCCGGCTTTCAGCGATTGCAGGCTGGCCTCCATGGTGCCGAGCGCCTTCTGCAATCCCTGCATCTGCATGTCGTCGGTGATCAGCAGCGTGTCCGGAAGGCGCTTGCGCAAACGGCCAATGCCCGCCGCGGACAACGTCATCGGACGATCCTTGTCCCATTGGCTGACGATGGCATGGCTGACCAGCACCGCATCGCCGAATATTTTTGGCGCGAGCGAATAGAACAGCTCTTCCTGTTCATCCCGAAGTGCATCGGAGATATCCATGAATTCCTGATGCGAATCCACCACCGCGCCGCCGATGCCCGGAAAATGTTTCAGGCAAAGCCCGATGCGCTGCGCCCGCGCCACCTCGCTTGCCAGCAGCGCATTGGCTTCCACCTCGGCGATATCGGCGGAAAAGGAACGCTTGATCCTGCCGATATTGGGATTTTCCGGGTTGTAATCGACGTCGACCACTGGCGCGAAATCATAGTGGATGCCGAGCTGCCGCATTTCGGCAAAGCTCGCGGTGAGGGTCGCGCGCTTGCGATCCGGCGCGAGATGGTTGAATTCCTTTGCGCTCGGTAGCGGTGCAAAGCCGCGGCTTTCCTTCAGCCGCCGCACCAGACCGCCCTCCTGGTCGATGAACACCATCGGGCCTGACGGCAGCGCGGCAATCTCCGCACACAGGCACCGCACCTGTTCCGGCGATTCGATGTTGTTGTCGTATCGCTGCGTCCGGCAGGAATAGTCGAACAGGATCGCACCGCCGAGGCCGTAGCGGGCGGCGAATTGCTTCAGCCACACCGGGACGGTCTTGCCGAAGAAGCCGAGGATGAAGAGTTCGCCGATGCGCATATGATCGCCTTAAGGGCATGGCGCTTTGAACCCAGTCAGGCCGGGTTCAGCCAATCCTCGCGCCACGCACGAGGAAGATACCTGACTCGTCGCGTCAGACCAATTGAGTGACTTTGATCACATCGCATCGCAGCCGGCGCCTCTAGGGGTGGATCATCGCAGAGCGATTCCCGCTCTGCCCAACCGAGGAGACGTCCATGACGAAGTTCAAGATGATCACTACCGCCGCGATCGCTGCGCTGGCGTTGAGCACCGCCTCTCTGGCCATCCCGAGTCAGGCTTTCGCTGGAGGTCACGGCGGGCACGGCGGAGGTCACGGCCATCACGGGTTTGGTCATGGTCATTTTGGCCACGGTCATTTCGGCCATGGCCTTTTTGGTCACGGCTACCGCCATCGCCATTTCTTCGCTTATAACAGCTGCTGGAAATGGAGCCCCTACGGCCCGGTCAATGTCTGCTACGGCGATTATTGATGTGAGACGAAGAAAAGAAGCTCGTCCGGGCCGAGGGGCTCGGGCGAGTTTCCCGATTCCATGACGACAAGCACGATCGTCCGCCCGGGCACGGTGCCCGTTTAGCGCCAACTGTCCAATCCTGACCTGATCAGCATCGGCTGGCTCTCGAAGCCGCAGGTCCGATTGCGAGCTTGAGCCGCAATGCCTGCTCCGTTGTGCCCACATCCTTGAACGCACGCATCCTTGAACACATTCGCCATGGCTTCGCGTCCGATGCGCGTCGGACGGAACTGGCAGGGAAAGCCGGGTTCTGGCTGCGGCAGGCTGTATGTGTGATGCCCCGCACATTTGTCCGCGCCCAGGTGGGTTAGGCTTCAATTCGCGAGAGGTGCTGTGGGGGTACTTGGCCCGCGTCAGTCGCCTTTCTCTCACCAAGCACAAAGCCGAAAGCGTACAACAATGTGGCGCATCTCAAATTTCCGATCGATCGACCCGATCTCAAGCCGATCATTGCGGCCAGGATTTCGTTGCGCAATGTCGGCGGCCATGAGCCGAGCAGTTGTCGTCATGGCCTGCTGCTCCACGCTGCTGATCACTCCCCATACGGCTCTTGCCGACGCCGCATCCGATCAGAAAATGGCCAGTCACTACGAGCAGGCGGCGCAAGCGGGCGACGACGAAGCCCAGTTCTATCTCGGGGCACTTCATTCTGCAGGCGTCGGCCGTACGCGTAGCGACGCGGAGGCATTTCGCTGGTTCGCGCGCGCGGCGGATCAGGGGCACGCCCATTCCATGTTGATCGTTGCCGGCCTCTACGCGAGCGGGCGCGGCGTAATAAAGGACAATGTGAAGGCCTATAGCTGGGCCTACATCGTCGCTTCCGCGAGCAAACTCGACGAGGACCGCAACGGTGCACGGCAACTGATGTCGCTGCTCATGAAGAAGATGACGAGCGATGAGATCGGCCGCGCCGTGGTGGCCGCGAGAACCTGGCGCGCCGTCCGGACTGCTGGCGCGGCCAAGACTTCGAATATCGAAAGGACCGTAGAGCAGGACCAGGCCGCGCCGCCGGCGCCCCCGCCTGCACCCGCGGTCGTGCAGCCGGCACCCGTGGCACCGTCGTCGTCTACGGTCTCGCAGGCGCCATCCAACGTCACGGTATTGCCGGCGTCTCCCAAGGCCGCGGCAGCACCTTCAGTGAAGAATGCAAAGCGAGATGATGCCCGTGATCTGCTCGACCAGGTTCCGTCGGGCCTGCGCAAGCGATTTGGCTTCTGATTTAAGGGGACGTACCATGAAATTGCAGCATCTCGTCGCAACCGGAATTCTGGCCATCGCCACCGCTGGGGCCGGCTATTACGCCTATTCCCATTTGCTTCATCCACCGTTGGTGACCACCAGCTATGCGAGCCTCGCGGCGGTTTCCGAAGCCGTTTACGGAACGGGCACCGTCGAGCCCGAGCGCTGGGCCAAAGTGGTGCCGCTGCAGCGCCGCCGGCTGGTCGAGCTCTGCCGATGCGAGGGACAGGTAGTCAAGTCCGGCCAGATCCTCGGCCGCCAGGACGACGCCGAGGAGCGCAGCGCGCTGGAGCAGATGGAAATCAATCGCGGCCAGCTCGAACGTGATCTGGCCCGCGCCGAGAAGGATCGCGACAAGAACGACGCCACGCGAACCGAGTACGAGCAGCGCTGGACCAAGCTCGAGGAAGCAAAATCGAGGATCGCTGCGCAGAAGGTGCGGCTCGACTCGCTGCTGCTGAGAGCTCCGCTCGACGGCATGGTATTGCGGCGCGACAGCGAGGTCGGCGAGATCGCCGGTCCCACCGATGTCCTGTTCTGGGTCGGACCGCCTGCGCCGATGCAGGTCGTTGCCGAAATCAATGAGGAAGAAATCAACCGCATCGCTTCCGGCCAGAAGGCTTTTCTGCGAAGCGAGGCTTTCCCCGGAAGGGCGCTGCGCGCCACGGTCTCCCAGATCACGCCCAAGGGCGACCCGACCCGAAAAACCTTTCGCGTCTATTTGCGGCTGCCACAGGATACGCCGCTGCGGATTGGCATGTCGGTCGAGACCAACATCATTTTCCGCGAGAAGCCGGCGGCCATCGTCGTGCCGGCAGAGGCCGTCGCCGGCGATTCGGTTCAGATGGTCGATGACGGCCGGATCAGACGCGTGCCCGTAACAGTCGGCATCCGCGGCAGCCGCAACACCGAGATCATCGGCGACATACCCAAGGGCACCACCGTGCTTTCGCCCGCCCGCAGGGACCTCGCTGACGGCGCCAGGATTCGCATCGACAACAGCCTGACCAGAGCCGCGGAGCCGCCGGCCGCGAGTGAACCGGCCGATCAGCCCGCCACAACACCCGAAGCGACCGTGGTAGCCTCGGTCACCACAGCGCCTTCGGATCCCGATGACGCGGTGATTTCGGCGGCCATGACCGCCCACATCGATTCCGTCGTCAGTGACGCCCGTCGCAACTTCATCAGCAACAACCGGTAGCCGCCGTGAAGCTTCTGTTCAGCATCGCATGGACCCACGTCAGCTCCCGGGTGCGGCAGACCCTCGTGGGCATGGCTGGCGTGTCCATGGGCGTCGGCTTCACCATCATGATGGCGGGCCTGATGCAGGGTTCGCAGATCGACTTCCTGCGGCAGCTCGTCGACACCATGCCGCATATCACGGTCGAGGATGAGCGGCGCTCGGTGCCGACGCAACCCGCAGAGCAGGAATATGCGGCGGTCCAGATGCCCGACATCGCCAATGTCGGCAGACGTCCCGGCATCAAATATCCGGAATCGGTGATGAGCTCGCTGCGCTCCTGGATACCTGGCGACGTGGCGCCCTCGGTGAAGACCACCGCGATCATCAATCATGGCGGCGCGCGTATCGGCATCACCTTGAGCGGCATCGACCCGCGCCGCGAGATTCATG
This portion of the Bradyrhizobium sp. AZCC 2262 genome encodes:
- a CDS encoding glycoside hydrolase family 3 N-terminal domain-containing protein — encoded protein: MRIGELFILGFFGKTVPVWLKQFAARYGLGGAILFDYSCRTQRYDNNIESPEQVRCLCAEIAALPSGPMVFIDQEGGLVRRLKESRGFAPLPSAKEFNHLAPDRKRATLTASFAEMRQLGIHYDFAPVVDVDYNPENPNIGRIKRSFSADIAEVEANALLASEVARAQRIGLCLKHFPGIGGAVVDSHQEFMDISDALRDEQEELFYSLAPKIFGDAVLVSHAIVSQWDKDRPMTLSAAGIGRLRKRLPDTLLITDDMQMQGLQKALGTMEASLQSLKAGMDMLCIGNNLFDQEQEMAAIAECVEQSLRDKTLSGPAIEKSVARVAKRKALLTA
- a CDS encoding efflux RND transporter periplasmic adaptor subunit, yielding MKLQHLVATGILAIATAGAGYYAYSHLLHPPLVTTSYASLAAVSEAVYGTGTVEPERWAKVVPLQRRRLVELCRCEGQVVKSGQILGRQDDAEERSALEQMEINRGQLERDLARAEKDRDKNDATRTEYEQRWTKLEEAKSRIAAQKVRLDSLLLRAPLDGMVLRRDSEVGEIAGPTDVLFWVGPPAPMQVVAEINEEEINRIASGQKAFLRSEAFPGRALRATVSQITPKGDPTRKTFRVYLRLPQDTPLRIGMSVETNIIFREKPAAIVVPAEAVAGDSVQMVDDGRIRRVPVTVGIRGSRNTEIIGDIPKGTTVLSPARRDLADGARIRIDNSLTRAAEPPAASEPADQPATTPEATVVASVTTAPSDPDDAVISAAMTAHIDSVVSDARRNFISNNR
- a CDS encoding tetratricopeptide repeat protein — encoded protein: MSAAMSRAVVVMACCSTLLITPHTALADAASDQKMASHYEQAAQAGDDEAQFYLGALHSAGVGRTRSDAEAFRWFARAADQGHAHSMLIVAGLYASGRGVIKDNVKAYSWAYIVASASKLDEDRNGARQLMSLLMKKMTSDEIGRAVVAARTWRAVRTAGAAKTSNIERTVEQDQAAPPAPPPAPAVVQPAPVAPSSSTVSQAPSNVTVLPASPKAAAAPSVKNAKRDDARDLLDQVPSGLRKRFGF